One stretch of Thermococcus sp. 21S9 DNA includes these proteins:
- a CDS encoding metal-dependent hydrolase, whose amino-acid sequence MDPLEHASIPSLVYLALSGEPTIAGLTALVLGAVFPDLDALAEEHRSYLHSLLPFLPALLLGLNLGGPFLLFALGWGSHLFLDFFTGVVPVAYPLSRRGWGLSIIVTGPRNFGVELRLIERYPDRKHDYRLEIGGSFALALLAILTAIIRLH is encoded by the coding sequence ATGGACCCGCTTGAGCACGCCTCGATTCCGAGCCTCGTCTATCTCGCACTCTCCGGCGAGCCGACGATAGCTGGACTCACCGCCCTCGTCCTCGGCGCGGTCTTCCCCGACCTCGATGCTTTGGCTGAGGAGCACCGCTCATACCTCCACTCCCTCCTGCCCTTTCTCCCGGCCCTTCTCCTCGGCCTGAACCTCGGCGGTCCGTTCCTGCTCTTCGCCCTCGGCTGGGGGAGCCATCTCTTTCTCGACTTCTTCACCGGCGTCGTGCCCGTTGCTTACCCGCTCTCGCGGAGGGGCTGGGGGTTGTCAATCATAGTAACTGGGCCGAGAAATTTTGGAGTTGAGCTCAGACTAATCGAAAGGTATCCGGACAGAAAGCACGATTACAGGCTGGAAATCGGCGGAAGCTTCGCACTCGCCCTTTTGGCAATCCTCACGGCAATAATTAGACTGCACTAA